One Scylla paramamosain isolate STU-SP2022 chromosome 5, ASM3559412v1, whole genome shotgun sequence genomic region harbors:
- the LOC135100695 gene encoding E3 ubiquitin-protein ligase MSL2-like isoform X2: protein MNATSLYVATCRLVMTADPEKRESWTELYKLLPYLRQSLSCTVCGKLLCEPHTPTETTCQHHVCRKCLGGKKRLKPVCSWCKDYTLYIDNVQVKLVVQCYRKLCEYIKFTPIYCKLCSIYSNGGQLSLVDIINEAVENSNKCDETNNVHCEHEIDNKEKIPVPQTSGLCTSTTTVSNSQSPPTQVPPPQSTPPPPPPPPPPPPPPPPPPPPPRLPLTQTSLLHPVPLITTSVQNLAVPQTSSHPVTSVTAAVSSQSQSSSLLSTVKAVIPSLPPAVPSAHHFPLQTVAATTTTITTTNSGVSGIGFAPEVVPTGNQELIKKPKPKPKPKPKRKGCRCGNATPTPGKLTCCGQRCPCYVEAKACIECRCRGCRNPHRPGGKKVRPVIPQLANIQIHQVQPVHGRSTTSSMPNNVATTCTGTIAPPPPVSSAVITNTTIPQTIRAVQAMHAVQAVHGVSNVQAVASGVHQLISLGSGMVQNPLSPGLGVNPVAGLAVKPVSLALTSVPAQLLINDDRSTSNSEPDNSDVDVDI from the exons ATGAACGCCACGAGTCTCTATGTGGCCACTTGTCGGCTGGTCATGACGGCCGATCCAGAAAAACGTGAGAGTTGGACTGAACTATACAAGTTGTTGCCTTACCTTCGCCAGTCTCTTTCCTGCACCGTCTGCGGGAAATTGCTGTGTGAACCGCACACTCCAACAGAAACTACCTGCCAGCACCATGTCTGTAGAAAGTGTTTGGGTGGGAAGAAGAGGTTGAAACCCGTCTGCAGCTGGTGCAAGGATTATACTTTGTACATTGACAATGTCCAAGTGAAACTCGTGGTGCAGTGTTATAGAAAGTTATGTGAATATATTAAATTCACACCAATATATTGTAAGTTATGTTCCATATACAGTAATGGAGGTCAACTAAGTCTGGTTGACATAATAAATGAAGCAGTTGAGAATAGCAACAAGTGTGATGAAACAAATAATGTGCATTGTGAACATGAGAttgacaataaagaaaaaattccTGTACCTCAAACGAGTGGTCTGTGCACGTCAACAACGACTGTCAGTAACTCTCAGTCCCCACCTACCCAGgtgccaccaccacaatccacaccacctccaccgcctccaccgcctccgccaccaccccccccaccaccaccaccaccgccaccacgatTGCCGTTGACACAGACCTCCTTGCTACACCCAGTTCCACTGATAACCACATCAGTTCAAAATCTGGCTGTACCGCAGACTTCCTCGCATCCTGTTACATCCGTCACAGCCGCAGTTTCCAGTCAGTCACAGTCGTCGTCGCTGCTCAGCACAGTGAAGGCAGTGATCCCATCCTTACCACCTGCAGTTCCATCAGCCCACCATTTCCCGCTGCAAACAGTCgctgccacaaccaccaccatcactacaaccaaCAGTGGAGTATCTGGAATAGGCTTTGCTCCAG AAGTTGTTCCTACTGGAAACCAAGAACTCATAAAAAAACCCAAACCCAAACCTAAACCTAAGCCTAAACGCAAAGGCTGTCGGTGTGGAAATGCAACACCAACGCCTGGAAAATTGACTTGCTGTGGACAGAGGTGCCCATGTTATGTGGAAGCCAAGGCGTGCATAGAGTGCCGGTGTAGAGGTTGCCGCAACCCACATCGGCCTGGAGGGAAGAAGGTACGGCCAGTGATCCCTCAGCTGGCCAACATCCAGATTCATCAGGTGCAGCCAGTCCATGGACGATCCACGACCTCCTCTATGCCCAACAATGTTGCCACTACCTGCACCGGCACTATTGCTCCGCCACCTCCTGTTTCGTCTGCCGTGATCACAAATACAACCATACCTCAGACTATTCGAGCAGTGCAAGCTATGCATGCTGTGCAAGCAGTGCATGGTGTGAGTAATGTGCAGGCTGTTGCCAGTGGTGTTCATCAGTTGATTAGCCTAGGGAGTGGGATGGTTCAAAATCCACTCTCCCCTGGGCTGGGCGTCAACCCTGTGGCAGGTCTGGCAGTGAAACCTGTTAGCCTGGCCCTCACATCTGTGCCAGCTCAACTTCTGATCAATGATGATCGATCAACTTCCAACAGTGAACCTGATAACAGTGATGTAGATGTGGACATATAG
- the LOC135100695 gene encoding mucin-2-like isoform X1 → MNATSLYVATCRLVMTADPEKRESWTELYKLLPYLRQSLSCTVCGKLLCEPHTPTETTCQHHVCRKCLGGKKRLKPVCSWCKDYTLYIDNVQVKLVVQCYRKLCEYIKFTPIYCKLCSIYSNGGQLSLVDIINEAVENSNKCDETNNVHCEHEIDNKEKIPVPQTSGLCTSTTTVSNSQSPPTQVPPPQSTPPPPPPPPPPPPPPPPPPPPPRLPLTQTSLLHPVPLITTSVQNLAVPQTSSHPVTSVTAAVSSQSQSSSLLSTVKAVIPSLPPAVPSAHHFPLQTVAATTTTITTTNSGVSGIGFAPGTIFPSTNLVKQVVKEISIPKHNSSVNNGSSIYSVMYTDGDSTKITIKRKPPEIDNSNKPVSLDPEVVPTGNQELIKKPKPKPKPKPKRKGCRCGNATPTPGKLTCCGQRCPCYVEAKACIECRCRGCRNPHRPGGKKVRPVIPQLANIQIHQVQPVHGRSTTSSMPNNVATTCTGTIAPPPPVSSAVITNTTIPQTIRAVQAMHAVQAVHGVSNVQAVASGVHQLISLGSGMVQNPLSPGLGVNPVAGLAVKPVSLALTSVPAQLLINDDRSTSNSEPDNSDVDVDI, encoded by the coding sequence ATGAACGCCACGAGTCTCTATGTGGCCACTTGTCGGCTGGTCATGACGGCCGATCCAGAAAAACGTGAGAGTTGGACTGAACTATACAAGTTGTTGCCTTACCTTCGCCAGTCTCTTTCCTGCACCGTCTGCGGGAAATTGCTGTGTGAACCGCACACTCCAACAGAAACTACCTGCCAGCACCATGTCTGTAGAAAGTGTTTGGGTGGGAAGAAGAGGTTGAAACCCGTCTGCAGCTGGTGCAAGGATTATACTTTGTACATTGACAATGTCCAAGTGAAACTCGTGGTGCAGTGTTATAGAAAGTTATGTGAATATATTAAATTCACACCAATATATTGTAAGTTATGTTCCATATACAGTAATGGAGGTCAACTAAGTCTGGTTGACATAATAAATGAAGCAGTTGAGAATAGCAACAAGTGTGATGAAACAAATAATGTGCATTGTGAACATGAGAttgacaataaagaaaaaattccTGTACCTCAAACGAGTGGTCTGTGCACGTCAACAACGACTGTCAGTAACTCTCAGTCCCCACCTACCCAGgtgccaccaccacaatccacaccacctccaccgcctccaccgcctccgccaccaccccccccaccaccaccaccaccgccaccacgatTGCCGTTGACACAGACCTCCTTGCTACACCCAGTTCCACTGATAACCACATCAGTTCAAAATCTGGCTGTACCGCAGACTTCCTCGCATCCTGTTACATCCGTCACAGCCGCAGTTTCCAGTCAGTCACAGTCGTCGTCGCTGCTCAGCACAGTGAAGGCAGTGATCCCATCCTTACCACCTGCAGTTCCATCAGCCCACCATTTCCCGCTGCAAACAGTCgctgccacaaccaccaccatcactacaaccaaCAGTGGAGTATCTGGAATAGGCTTTGCTCCAGGTACAATATTTCCAAGTACAAATTTAGTTAAGCAAGTTGTTAAAGAAATATCTATTCCTAAACACAATTCTTCAGTTAACAATGGGTCCTCCATATATTCTGTAATGTATACTGATGGTGATAGTACAAAAATAACTATCAAAAGAAAACCTCCAGAAATTGACAATTCAAACAAGCCTGTTTCTCTTGACCCAGAAGTTGTTCCTACTGGAAACCAAGAACTCATAAAAAAACCCAAACCCAAACCTAAACCTAAGCCTAAACGCAAAGGCTGTCGGTGTGGAAATGCAACACCAACGCCTGGAAAATTGACTTGCTGTGGACAGAGGTGCCCATGTTATGTGGAAGCCAAGGCGTGCATAGAGTGCCGGTGTAGAGGTTGCCGCAACCCACATCGGCCTGGAGGGAAGAAGGTACGGCCAGTGATCCCTCAGCTGGCCAACATCCAGATTCATCAGGTGCAGCCAGTCCATGGACGATCCACGACCTCCTCTATGCCCAACAATGTTGCCACTACCTGCACCGGCACTATTGCTCCGCCACCTCCTGTTTCGTCTGCCGTGATCACAAATACAACCATACCTCAGACTATTCGAGCAGTGCAAGCTATGCATGCTGTGCAAGCAGTGCATGGTGTGAGTAATGTGCAGGCTGTTGCCAGTGGTGTTCATCAGTTGATTAGCCTAGGGAGTGGGATGGTTCAAAATCCACTCTCCCCTGGGCTGGGCGTCAACCCTGTGGCAGGTCTGGCAGTGAAACCTGTTAGCCTGGCCCTCACATCTGTGCCAGCTCAACTTCTGATCAATGATGATCGATCAACTTCCAACAGTGAACCTGATAACAGTGATGTAGATGTGGACATATAG
- the LOC135100696 gene encoding uncharacterized protein LOC135100696: MAELDKQYIKELIAKGNRFEAMNIFIQSKFGKPENSENGIKIKREAGSEPVVKGKKNKGLSQGSDGKDNSDSESEGSEGGSDSESSGSSHGSSTVPRSEALVPEVELKEDENLDVDIETVDPLAEVLLPRPHILEQAGPAHIPHQQHDIQGYGTMGGLPHYGGQPGGPYGPYCAQIPQYGPRADGTQTSPVWLDPNTQQHHHHHHHHHHHQQIQHQNILQTQQQQQQHTQHIHHHQQHQQHPTQPPEDDHIPRVQREKEAIPNNLHKKTHQKYFRDQGRPYVSRATGKEIKGRVMGQPCNCKKKCWSKIELGANEIFSAFWDMGNFDEQNVYLYGNISIKPVSRHYVKGSNRRTYTFTYWCKVRGKHVEVCKEMFMGVHGLQNSRGRIGNLMKQMKAGNLLPKPDQRGKHSNRPNKYSEQSLQAARRHIEMYINRNMTLKKMFRDFYVPWCEEHKIVPVSEDKYRRIYSEEYKVS; this comes from the exons ATGGCTGAACTAGACAAACAATACATAAAAGAGTTGATTGCCAAAGGAAATAGGTTTGAAGCCATGAACATTTTTATTCAGAGCAAATTTGGAAAACCAGAAAATTCTGAGAATGGAATTAAAATTAAGCGAGAAGCTGGCAGTGAACCTGTTGtgaaaggtaagaaaaacaaGGGATTAAGTCAAGGAAGTGATGGAAAGGACAACAGTGATAGTGAAAGTGAAGGCAGTGAGGGTGGAAGTGACAGTGAAAGCAGTGGCAGCAGCCATGGTAGTTCAACAGTGCCTCGAAGTGAAGCACTGGTACCAGAAGTGGAactgaaagaagatgaaaacttGGATGTTGATATAGAAACAGTGGATCCCTTGGCTGAAGTTCTATTGCCACGACCTCATATACTGGAGCAAGCGGGCCCTGCACACATACCACACCAACAACATGATATTCAAG GGTATGGAACCATGGGAGGATTGCCCCACTATGGGGGTCAGCCAGGAGGACCATATGGCCCGTACTGTGCTCAGATCCCACAGTACGGGCCGAGAGCAGATGGGACTCAGACTAGTCCTGTCTGGCTGGATCCTAATACTCaacagcaccatcatcatcaccaccaccaccaccaccatcagcaaaTTCAACACCAAAACATTCTTcaaacacagcagcagcagcagcaacatactCAGCAcattcaccaccatcaacaacatcaacagcaccCAACCCAACCTCCGGAGGATGACCAT ATACCAAGAGTCCAACGTGAAAAAGAGGCAATCCCTAATAACTTACACAAGAAGACTCACCAGAAATATTTCAGAGACCAGGGCCGTCCATATGTTTCTCGTGCAACTGGCAAGGAAATCAAAGGAAGAGTAATGGGTCAACCGTGCAACTGTAAGAAAAAGTGCTGGTCTAAAATTGAACTTGGAGCCAATGAAATTTTTTCAGCCTTCTGGGATATGGGCAATTTTGATGAACAAAATGTGTATCTCTATGGAAATATATCAATTAAGCCTGTGAGCAGACATTATGTGAAAGGGTCAAACAGAAGAACATACACATTCACTTATTGGTGTAAAGTTCGTGGAAAACATGTGGAAGTGTGCAAGGAAATGTTTATGGGTGTTCATGGTTTACAAAATAGCCGAGGGAGAATTGGAAACCTTATGAAACAAATGAAGGCTGGTAACTTGCTTCCAAAGCCAGACCAGCGTGGGAAACACAGTAACCGGCCAAACAAATACTCAGAACAGTCACTCCAGGCAGCTCGACGACACATAGAAATGTACATTAATAGAAATATGACATTAAAGAAAATGTTCAGAGATTTTTATGTGCCATGGTGTGAAGAGCATAAAATTGTACCTGTAAGTGAGGATAAATATAGAAGAATATATTCAGAAGAATATAAAGTTTCTTAA